The stretch of DNA GGTAGTGATTTTTTTTCAGTCATTATAGACTCCTTCAACTAACGTATTTATCTGTGAGTCCAAAAAGGATATTTATCCCATACTTTTTGAACATCACCATTAAACAACCCTCATCGTACCATTATAGTCAATTTTCTAGCAAGTTATCATCCTTTTTCTATTAAATTCGTTTTTTCTAAAACAAAAGCGCTACCGATTGTTTATCATCCTAGGTCCTGGACGTGGCTAATTAACGTAATACGCTTATCCACAGATGCAAAATGTTATCATTTCCTAACACACCAAAAAGACACATGAATAGCCTGCCCGCTATACATGTGTCTTCTAATATAATATCCCCTTTTGTCTTACACTTGTGGCACTGCCGGCAGCATTGTTCCATGCTCTCGGAAGTTAGCATGCCAAGAAAAAGCTTTTTCTAGAACATGCGGAGTCTGCCCACCCCGTTCTAGCGCTTCTTGGTAATACTCCCATAACGCTTCCTTATATAAAGGATGCACACAATTTTCAATAATTTGCGGCACTCGTTCTCGTGGTGCTAATCCACGAAGGTCTGCATAACCTTGTTCCGTAACAATTACATCTACATCGTGTTCGGTATGATCTGTATGCGATACATATGGAACGATACTAGATATATCGCCATTTTTCGCAATCGACTTTGTAACAAAAATCCCCAATCTAGCATTTCTAGCAAAATCGCCTGAACCACCAATACCGTTCATCATTTTCGTTCCGCCAACGTGTGTAGAGTTCACATTGCCGTAAATATCAAATTCTAATGCTGTGTTAATCGCAATTAGACCCAGTCGACGAATGATTTCTGGATGATTCGAGATTTCTTGCGGACGTAAGACAAGCTTACTCTGATATTCCGCTAGATTACTAAACACATGCTTCATCTTGTCTTCTGATAACGTAATGGAACATGCAGAAGCAAAGCTCACTTTACCTGCATCAATCAAATCGAAGACAGCATCTTGAAGCACTTCAGAATAAACCGTCAAATCTTTAAACTCAGAGTCTAGCATACCATGTAATACGGCATTAGCAACAGAACCTATTCCGGACTGCAATGGCATAAGCTTCTCTGTTAATCGTCCTGCC from Oceanobacillus iheyensis HTE831 encodes:
- a CDS encoding acetyl-CoA hydrolase/transferase family protein encodes the protein MEEKLKRIQNKELGQKVVTAAEAASWIKDGMTLGLSGFTRAGDAKAVPTALVKRAEAGESLKVNVYTGASLGSNIDKLFAEAGIVNKRIPFQAEPSMRKAINAGEHLFVDQHLSHTSEMLRGDAMEAVDYAIIEAISVTENGYIIPSTSVGNSVAFAETADNIIIELNTAQPMELEGMHDIYGPGKQGDRDPIPLKEVDQRIGKVGIQVDTDKIKGIVFTHQPDSASTIVPPDEETQQIANHLLNFFREEIQAGRLTEKLMPLQSGIGSVANAVLHGMLDSEFKDLTVYSEVLQDAVFDLIDAGKVSFASACSITLSEDKMKHVFSNLAEYQSKLVLRPQEISNHPEIIRRLGLIAINTALEFDIYGNVNSTHVGGTKMMNGIGGSGDFARNARLGIFVTKSIAKNGDISSIVPYVSHTDHTEHDVDVIVTEQGYADLRGLAPRERVPQIIENCVHPLYKEALWEYYQEALERGGQTPHVLEKAFSWHANFREHGTMLPAVPQV